Proteins found in one Butyrivibrio proteoclasticus B316 genomic segment:
- a CDS encoding single-stranded-DNA-specific exonuclease RecJ has product MYKKQGDYQTLDEYVRFKTGKSIPELDAYKAFYEIRRLEKAAEMIKRHIAAQLPIAVFTDYDVDGLGAALIMIQLLQALGAQYYVYAPRRSVDGYGITNNFVSKLSGYRGLLITVDNGIAAIEQVNRAKALGWEVLIMDHHHALENDGIPEIPRADLIIDPEVFGTGCDFTHYCGAGLAFKLAQFMLDDQYLIDKLNTFAAISTVADVVPLIEDNRQIVKRGLELMNRGVGTVGLQKLLEYLQIRGFATAKDLGFSIGPMMNAATRMEAMYEGWNGSDFVINALLCEDEMLASQYSMQLSEINKQRKEITAAALETVKCDILDSVNFIKVDAPAGLCGIIAPRVMEQNPKPTFVFMEENGVCTGSARSDDETQNNVKEMLETCRDLLIKYGGHPGAAGFSFKIENMDEIHKRLSEYPVVSNALKQVYDLELNKEDIVSTLCELDRIEPFGKGLEAPIFRVACRFNDRDQNGNITEYWHGMGKDGSHLRLDLTPQLKAVAFNMKPQFDEMGHPKQLYLIGRPGWNIYDGKRIAQFRCEAIEKMK; this is encoded by the coding sequence ATGTATAAAAAGCAGGGTGATTATCAAACCCTTGATGAATATGTAAGATTCAAGACAGGCAAAAGTATTCCTGAGCTTGACGCCTATAAGGCGTTTTATGAGATCAGACGGCTTGAAAAGGCTGCTGAAATGATAAAAAGACATATCGCAGCACAGCTACCAATTGCTGTGTTCACGGATTATGATGTTGACGGACTGGGAGCTGCACTTATTATGATCCAGCTGCTCCAGGCTCTTGGAGCACAGTATTATGTATATGCTCCAAGACGCTCGGTCGATGGATATGGTATAACAAATAATTTTGTATCAAAGTTAAGCGGTTATAGAGGACTTCTTATTACGGTAGACAATGGCATCGCTGCCATAGAACAGGTAAATAGAGCCAAGGCGCTTGGCTGGGAAGTTCTTATTATGGATCACCATCACGCTCTTGAAAATGATGGAATTCCTGAAATTCCAAGAGCTGATCTTATTATCGATCCGGAAGTTTTTGGTACGGGATGTGATTTTACACATTATTGCGGAGCAGGTCTTGCATTTAAGCTTGCTCAGTTTATGCTAGACGACCAATACTTAATCGACAAATTAAACACGTTTGCAGCGATTAGTACAGTAGCTGATGTCGTGCCTTTAATTGAGGATAACAGGCAGATTGTAAAAAGAGGCCTGGAACTCATGAACAGAGGTGTTGGTACGGTAGGTCTTCAAAAGCTTTTGGAATATCTGCAGATTAGAGGATTCGCCACTGCTAAGGACCTTGGCTTTAGTATCGGTCCAATGATGAACGCTGCAACAAGAATGGAAGCAATGTATGAAGGCTGGAATGGTTCTGATTTTGTTATCAATGCGCTTTTATGCGAGGATGAGATGCTTGCAAGTCAGTATTCTATGCAGCTTTCAGAAATAAATAAGCAGCGCAAGGAGATTACGGCAGCAGCCCTTGAGACTGTAAAGTGCGATATACTCGACAGCGTAAACTTTATCAAGGTAGATGCTCCCGCAGGCCTTTGCGGAATCATTGCTCCAAGGGTTATGGAACAGAATCCCAAGCCAACTTTTGTATTTATGGAAGAGAATGGCGTATGTACGGGTTCTGCAAGATCAGATGATGAAACTCAGAATAATGTGAAAGAGATGCTTGAAACATGCAGGGATCTGCTTATCAAATATGGCGGACATCCTGGGGCGGCAGGATTTTCATTTAAGATTGAAAACATGGATGAAATCCATAAGCGTTTGTCGGAATATCCTGTAGTTTCAAATGCACTAAAGCAGGTTTATGATCTTGAGCTTAATAAGGAAGATATCGTATCAACTCTTTGTGAACTGGATCGTATTGAGCCTTTCGGAAAAGGACTTGAGGCGCCAATCTTTAGGGTTGCTTGTAGATTTAATGATAGGGACCAGAATGGCAATATCACTGAATACTGGCACGGTATGGGCAAGGATGGCTCACATCTTAGACTTGATCTTACCCCTCAGCTCAAAGCTGTTGCTTTTAACATGAAGCCACAGTTTGATGAGATGGGACATCCAAAGCAGCTTTATCTTATCGGAAGACCTGGTTGGAACATCTATGATGGCAAAAGAATTGCTCAGTTTAGATGCGAGGCTATTGAGAAAATGAAGTAA
- a CDS encoding helix-turn-helix transcriptional regulator — protein MKIETGKDIERFRKIYGFTQEELAKEVHYSKSTIGHLESRDEILSDKIKTSILELADKFNGKSIEEVWKLRQEHIKLHNQLEHEPQINTIKGSAAEGDALDQDLLALQYYIQYYIKKYIKNVLRSA, from the coding sequence GTGAAGATTGAAACTGGGAAAGATATTGAAAGATTTAGAAAAATATATGGGTTCACACAAGAGGAACTTGCAAAAGAAGTGCATTACTCTAAAAGCACGATTGGCCATTTAGAGTCACGAGACGAAATTTTATCAGATAAAATAAAAACATCTATCCTTGAACTTGCAGATAAATTTAATGGCAAAAGTATTGAAGAGGTATGGAAGTTGAGACAGGAGCATATTAAACTTCATAACCAGCTTGAGCACGAGCCTCAGATAAATACAATAAAAGGAAGTGCGGCCGAGGGTGATGCGTTAGACCAGGATTTATTAGCCCTGCAATATTATATACAATACTATATAAAAAAATATATCAAAAATGTGTTGAGGAGTGCTTAG